In Rhodospirillales bacterium, a single genomic region encodes these proteins:
- a CDS encoding copper-translocating P-type ATPase, with product MNDRRQHAASASEAAVHTCPMHPEVRHGGPGKCPKCGMFLVPEGEAGAHGADHGRCGHDHQAHTHHGKRAPSDGGKYDKVPSGWSEAVYTCPMHPEVRQTEPGSCPLCGMGLELESAAMAGGEPNPELVDFTRRFWVGAALTVLLLVLTMSPFVGLPQIREFFGERTALWIEVVLASPVILWSGWPFLVRGWNSFRTMNLNMFSLIGMGVAAAYAFSMVAVIVPGLFPEGFRDPETGQVGVYFEAAAVIVTLVLLGQVMELRAREGTGKAIRALLDMAAKTARVIREDGSEEEVPLEEVQIGDRLRVRPGDKVPVDGIVVDGRSSVDESMITGEPVPVEKVAGDPVTGATINGTGSLVMEATRVGADTMLSQIVEMVANAQRSRAPIQKYADRVAGYFVPAVIGVAILSFISWAIWGPDPALSYALVSAVAVLIIACPCALGLATPMSIMTATGRGAQAGVLIKNAEALERFEKVDTLIVDKTGTLTEGKPKLVGVLPEDGHDEAEVLRLAASLERGSEHPLAEAIVRGAEERGVDMAEAEEFEAVTGKGVKGRVDGKAVALGNARMVADLGIDAGNIGETANERRDQGETVMFVVVEGKVAGLISVADPIKETTPAALKELHRLGFRIIMATGDNERTAKAVAGRLGIDEIRAEVLPEDKARIIKELQAEGHKVAMAGDGVNDAPALAQADVGIAMGTGADVAIESAGFTLVKGNLDGIVRARRLVRVTMRNIRQNLFFALIYNAFGVPVAAGVLYPFFGILIGPIFAAFAMSASSISVVLNALRLRGTKI from the coding sequence ATGAATGATCGACGACAGCATGCGGCCTCTGCCTCGGAAGCGGCGGTCCATACCTGCCCGATGCATCCCGAGGTGCGCCACGGCGGCCCTGGTAAATGTCCCAAATGCGGGATGTTCCTGGTTCCCGAGGGCGAGGCCGGCGCGCATGGCGCGGACCATGGTCGTTGCGGCCACGACCATCAGGCTCACACCCATCACGGGAAAAGGGCGCCGTCCGACGGCGGCAAATACGACAAGGTGCCTTCGGGCTGGTCAGAGGCGGTCTATACCTGCCCGATGCACCCGGAGGTGCGGCAGACCGAACCCGGCTCCTGCCCGCTTTGCGGGATGGGGCTTGAGCTCGAATCGGCGGCGATGGCCGGGGGCGAACCGAACCCCGAGCTGGTCGATTTCACCCGGCGGTTCTGGGTTGGCGCGGCGCTGACCGTTCTACTGCTGGTGCTCACGATGAGCCCCTTTGTCGGTCTGCCGCAGATTCGCGAGTTTTTTGGCGAGCGCACCGCGCTCTGGATCGAGGTCGTGCTGGCCTCGCCGGTGATCCTATGGTCGGGCTGGCCGTTCTTAGTGCGTGGCTGGAACTCGTTCCGCACAATGAACCTCAACATGTTCTCTTTGATCGGCATGGGCGTGGCGGCGGCCTACGCTTTCTCGATGGTCGCGGTGATCGTGCCGGGCCTCTTTCCGGAAGGCTTTCGCGACCCCGAAACCGGGCAGGTCGGCGTCTATTTCGAGGCCGCGGCAGTGATCGTGACGCTCGTGCTTCTGGGCCAGGTGATGGAGCTGCGCGCCCGCGAGGGCACCGGCAAAGCGATCCGCGCGCTTCTCGACATGGCGGCCAAGACCGCACGAGTAATCCGCGAAGACGGCAGCGAGGAAGAGGTCCCGCTGGAGGAGGTGCAGATCGGCGACCGGCTGCGCGTGCGCCCCGGCGACAAGGTGCCGGTCGACGGCATTGTGGTGGACGGGCGCTCCTCGGTCGACGAGAGCATGATCACGGGTGAACCCGTCCCGGTCGAGAAGGTCGCGGGCGATCCGGTCACGGGGGCCACGATCAACGGCACCGGCAGCCTCGTGATGGAGGCGACCCGCGTCGGCGCCGACACGATGCTGTCCCAGATCGTCGAGATGGTGGCCAATGCGCAGCGCTCGCGCGCGCCGATCCAGAAATACGCCGACAGGGTGGCGGGCTACTTCGTGCCGGCGGTGATCGGAGTCGCGATCCTGTCCTTCATCTCCTGGGCGATTTGGGGACCGGACCCGGCTCTGAGCTACGCGCTCGTCTCGGCGGTGGCGGTACTGATCATCGCCTGCCCCTGCGCGCTCGGCCTCGCCACGCCGATGTCGATCATGACGGCGACGGGGCGCGGCGCGCAGGCCGGCGTCCTGATCAAGAACGCCGAGGCGCTGGAGCGGTTCGAGAAGGTCGACACGCTGATCGTGGACAAGACGGGCACGCTGACCGAGGGCAAGCCGAAGCTCGTGGGCGTCCTCCCCGAGGACGGCCACGACGAGGCCGAGGTGCTGCGCCTCGCCGCGTCGCTCGAACGCGGCTCGGAGCATCCGCTGGCCGAAGCGATCGTGCGCGGTGCCGAGGAGCGCGGCGTGGACATGGCCGAGGCCGAGGAGTTCGAGGCGGTGACCGGCAAGGGTGTGAAGGGCCGCGTCGACGGCAAGGCCGTGGCGCTCGGCAATGCGCGGATGGTCGCCGATCTCGGCATCGACGCCGGCAATATCGGGGAGACGGCCAACGAGCGCCGCGACCAGGGCGAGACCGTGATGTTCGTGGTGGTCGAGGGCAAGGTCGCCGGTCTGATCAGCGTCGCCGACCCGATCAAGGAAACAACGCCGGCCGCGCTGAAGGAACTGCACCGGCTCGGCTTCCGCATTATCATGGCCACCGGCGACAACGAGCGCACGGCGAAGGCGGTGGCCGGGCGGCTCGGCATCGACGAGATACGCGCCGAGGTGCTGCCCGAGGACAAGGCGCGGATCATCAAGGAACTGCAGGCCGAGGGCCACAAGGTGGCGATGGCCGGCGACGGCGTGAACGACGCGCCCGCGCTGGCGCAGGCCGATGTCGGCATCGCCATGGGGACGGGTGCGGACGTGGCGATCGAAAGCGCCGGATTCACCCTCGTCAAGGGCAATCTCGACGGGATCGTGCGGGCCCGGCGCCTGGTGCGCGTCACGATGCGCAACATCCGCCAAAACCTGTTCTTCGCGCTGATCTACAACGCCTTCGGCGTGCCGGTCGCGGCGGGCGTGCTCTACCCGTTCTTCGGCATCCTGATCGGCCCGATATTCGCCGCCTTCGCGATGAGCGCCTCCTCGATCTCGGTAGTGCTGAATGCGCTGAGACTACGGGGCACGAAGATCTGA
- a CDS encoding TVP38/TMEM64 family protein has protein sequence MTTAIVMSPIPSAPIALAAGYAYGHTWGTVYVLIGAELGALLAFGLARVLGYEVLKQWFGDRLSFGFLGSQNLMMAIVFVTRLLPFLSFDLVSYAAGLTCLSPWRFALATLAGIVPASFLLAHFGGELASANTSWIMIAVVILGGLTLIPLGVKVVQWHRLGVNRHERRCTRTSAAGSEFRSPPAASP, from the coding sequence ATGACCACAGCCATCGTCATGAGCCCGATCCCCAGCGCGCCGATCGCGCTCGCCGCCGGATACGCTTACGGGCACACCTGGGGCACGGTCTATGTCCTGATCGGGGCGGAGTTGGGCGCGCTCCTGGCCTTTGGCTTGGCGCGTGTGCTCGGGTACGAGGTTCTCAAGCAGTGGTTCGGCGACCGCCTGTCGTTCGGGTTTCTCGGCTCCCAGAACTTGATGATGGCGATTGTCTTCGTGACCCGCCTGCTGCCGTTCCTGTCGTTCGACCTGGTCAGCTATGCCGCCGGGTTGACCTGTTTGTCCCCATGGCGCTTCGCATTGGCCACCCTTGCCGGCATCGTGCCCGCCAGCTTTCTGCTCGCTCATTTCGGGGGCGAACTGGCGTCTGCAAACACGTCGTGGATCATGATTGCAGTCGTTATCCTAGGAGGGCTGACCCTCATCCCGCTCGGCGTCAAAGTCGTCCAGTGGCATAGATTAGGGGTGAATCGGCATGAGCGGCGGTGCACGCGTACATCGGCGGCAGGATCGGAGTTCCGCTCTCCGCCCGCCGCATCCCCTTGA
- a CDS encoding SHOCT domain-containing protein — translation MIAPSLVRAGQQRGDYGPHMMWDGGWYGMILGPIMMLLFIAAVVVLVVFLVRWLGGTSQSQGGSSSSGRSAVDILKERFARGEIDKEDYEERRRFLEK, via the coding sequence ATGATTGCGCCGTCCCTCGTCCGGGCCGGGCAGCAACGGGGCGACTATGGGCCACACATGATGTGGGACGGAGGCTGGTACGGGATGATTCTCGGACCCATCATGATGCTCCTCTTCATTGCCGCTGTCGTGGTCCTTGTCGTGTTTCTCGTCCGCTGGCTCGGCGGTACCAGCCAGAGCCAGGGCGGATCGTCAAGCTCCGGGAGAAGCGCTGTCGATATCCTCAAGGAGCGTTTCGCCCGGGGCGAGATCGACAAAGAAGACTACGAGGAGCGGCGTCGATTTCTCGAGAAGTGA
- a CDS encoding DUF302 domain-containing protein translates to MTYYFSKTVSITFEEAIDKMTSALQEKGFGVLTTIDVRATLKKKLDVDLRPYTILGACNPEFAHKALLAEDKIGTMLPCNVIVQQTGDGAVEVSAVDPAASMQAVDNPELGAIAEDVRRALQGVVEAL, encoded by the coding sequence GTGACCTATTACTTCAGCAAGACCGTGTCGATTACCTTCGAGGAGGCGATCGACAAAATGACGTCGGCACTGCAGGAAAAGGGTTTTGGCGTACTGACCACGATTGACGTCAGGGCCACACTAAAGAAGAAGCTGGACGTCGACCTCCGCCCCTACACGATCCTCGGCGCGTGCAATCCTGAATTCGCGCATAAGGCGTTACTGGCGGAGGACAAGATTGGAACCATGTTGCCCTGCAACGTCATCGTTCAGCAGACTGGGGATGGCGCGGTCGAAGTTTCCGCCGTCGATCCCGCCGCGTCCATGCAGGCCGTCGATAATCCGGAGTTGGGCGCCATCGCCGAGGATGTCCGACGGGCGCTCCAAGGAGTTGTCGAAGCGTTGTAG
- a CDS encoding prolipoprotein diacylglyceryl transferase, with the protein MTFSIAFPNVDPVALEVGPVVIRWYALAYLVGLLLAWWYVRALAKRTSGAAALQDIDDFLVWATLGIILGGRLGYMLFYNFENSVQDPLTIFQIWRGGMSFHGGLIGVIVATVLFVRRRGIRLLPFADLIACAAPIGLFLGRIANFVNGELFGRASDVPWAVVFPHGGSEPRHPSQLYEASLEGLLLFVMLYLFWRTEGVRQRPGVLSGIFLVGYGVARNTVELFREPDAHIGFLLSGTTMGQWLSAPMILLGLYLIIRGSRRSAAPERKAPAGRSA; encoded by the coding sequence TTGACCTTCTCCATCGCGTTTCCCAACGTCGATCCGGTCGCGCTCGAGGTCGGCCCGGTGGTGATCAGGTGGTACGCCCTCGCGTATCTCGTCGGTCTGCTCCTCGCTTGGTGGTACGTGCGCGCGCTGGCCAAACGAACGTCCGGCGCCGCAGCGCTCCAAGACATCGACGATTTCCTCGTCTGGGCGACTCTCGGCATCATACTCGGCGGCCGGCTTGGCTACATGCTGTTCTACAACTTCGAGAACTCCGTCCAGGATCCGCTTACGATTTTCCAGATCTGGCGGGGCGGCATGTCCTTTCACGGCGGCCTCATCGGCGTGATCGTCGCGACGGTGCTCTTCGTTCGCCGCAGGGGCATACGGCTGCTGCCTTTCGCCGACCTGATCGCCTGCGCCGCGCCCATAGGCCTGTTTCTGGGCAGGATCGCCAATTTCGTCAACGGCGAGCTTTTCGGACGGGCGTCGGACGTGCCGTGGGCGGTCGTGTTTCCGCATGGCGGGTCCGAACCGAGGCATCCGAGCCAGCTCTACGAGGCCAGCCTGGAAGGCCTCCTCTTGTTTGTAATGCTTTACCTCTTCTGGCGCACCGAGGGCGTTCGGCAACGACCGGGAGTCCTCTCGGGGATCTTTCTGGTCGGCTACGGTGTGGCACGAAACACCGTCGAGCTGTTCCGTGAGCCCGACGCCCACATCGGATTCCTGCTGTCCGGAACCACGATGGGCCAGTGGCTCTCCGCGCCCATGATCCTGCTCGGCCTCTACCTGATCATCCGCGGAAGCCGGCGATCCGCCGCACCGGAACGGAAGGCGCCGGCCGGAAGATCGGCGTGA
- a CDS encoding isoprenylcysteine carboxylmethyltransferase family protein, with protein sequence MNGASDYGLWVLVVVNSAIFILFAFSFFKPKTKRDWRSFGAFSAFLVALFTEMYGFPLTIYLLSGWLQSTYPDVEWFAHDSGHLPEMLFGWKANPHFGPFHLISMVFIGGGFILLSAAWRVLYAAQTAGKLATAGPYARVRHPQYVAFIVIMFGFLFQWPTILTAMMFPILVFMYVRLAMREERDALREFGDEYRRYAERVPGFIPRLSGTEERPI encoded by the coding sequence ATGAACGGGGCTTCGGATTATGGCCTTTGGGTGCTCGTCGTCGTCAACTCGGCGATCTTCATCCTGTTCGCCTTCAGCTTCTTCAAGCCGAAGACGAAGCGCGACTGGCGCTCGTTCGGCGCCTTCAGCGCCTTTCTCGTTGCGCTGTTCACCGAGATGTACGGTTTCCCGCTAACCATCTACCTGCTTTCAGGCTGGCTGCAGAGCACCTATCCGGACGTGGAATGGTTCGCCCATGACTCCGGTCACCTGCCCGAGATGTTGTTCGGCTGGAAAGCCAACCCGCACTTCGGGCCGTTTCACCTGATCAGCATGGTGTTCATCGGCGGCGGGTTCATTCTGCTGTCGGCTGCATGGCGCGTTCTATACGCGGCACAGACGGCCGGCAAGCTGGCAACCGCGGGACCGTACGCCCGGGTCCGCCATCCTCAGTATGTGGCGTTCATCGTCATAATGTTCGGCTTCCTGTTCCAGTGGCCGACCATACTGACCGCGATGATGTTCCCGATTCTCGTGTTCATGTACGTGCGCCTCGCGATGCGGGAAGAACGCGACGCGCTCCGGGAGTTCGGCGACGAGTACCGGCGCTATGCGGAGCGCGTTCCCGGGTTCATTCCGCGTCTCTCCGGCACTGAGGAGCGGCCAATTTGA
- a CDS encoding DUF2933 domain-containing protein produces the protein MNEHGEHERGQPPARGFLRSRAGITLIVFIGVGAFLLAYEHRAHIPGSVWLLLGLLGLCVLMHVFMHSRHGGHGGDGPREGGNR, from the coding sequence ATGAACGAACATGGCGAACACGAGCGCGGGCAACCTCCTGCCCGAGGTTTCCTACGATCACGGGCGGGCATCACGCTGATCGTATTCATCGGTGTCGGCGCCTTCTTGCTGGCGTACGAGCACCGGGCCCACATCCCTGGCTCCGTCTGGCTCCTGCTCGGGCTCCTCGGGTTGTGCGTCCTGATGCACGTCTTTATGCATAGCAGGCACGGAGGTCACGGCGGTGACGGCCCGCGCGAGGGCGGAAACCGATGA
- a CDS encoding YHS domain-containing protein — translation MEGILPLLLWGGLIFLMMRFGCGAHMFGHGHRQKQDESAGKPGMEKPAMEKDELVWTAPEQDTDPVCGKDVITAGAKSSVHNGWVYYFCSPECRAKFETAPETYLGLVGREDK, via the coding sequence ATGGAAGGCATTTTGCCGCTGCTGCTTTGGGGCGGATTGATTTTCCTGATGATGCGCTTCGGGTGCGGCGCGCACATGTTCGGGCATGGCCACCGCCAGAAACAGGACGAATCCGCCGGCAAACCCGGCATGGAAAAGCCGGCCATGGAGAAGGACGAGCTGGTCTGGACCGCCCCGGAACAGGACACCGATCCGGTCTGCGGCAAGGACGTCATCACTGCTGGCGCCAAATCCAGCGTTCACAACGGCTGGGTCTACTACTTCTGCTCGCCGGAATGCCGGGCGAAATTCGAGACGGCGCCTGAAACGTACCTGGGCTTGGTGGGACGCGAAGACAAATAA
- a CDS encoding hemerythrin family protein, translating to MSKITWTDDLATGVDQIDAHNQSLLYILDELFASDMPCEMRSRMCHKIEDTIVYLTRNFLREEALMVECDVPDAEGHKREHRTLLDELLRLQRTLECGRYDTSEMFDLISSWVLAHIEIWDKELGRRAHANPGLAIKPDALAASLSDEPRSGIAVGAAE from the coding sequence ATGTCGAAGATCACATGGACGGATGACCTCGCGACGGGCGTCGATCAGATCGATGCCCACAATCAAAGCCTGCTCTACATCCTTGACGAGCTTTTCGCCTCCGACATGCCCTGCGAAATGCGATCGCGGATGTGCCACAAGATCGAGGACACCATCGTCTACCTGACGAGGAATTTCCTTCGGGAGGAAGCTCTCATGGTGGAGTGCGACGTTCCCGATGCCGAGGGCCACAAGCGTGAGCACCGCACTTTGCTCGACGAATTGCTGCGGCTGCAGCGCACCCTCGAATGCGGTCGCTACGACACCTCGGAAATGTTCGATCTCATCTCCAGTTGGGTCCTGGCTCACATCGAGATCTGGGACAAGGAATTGGGCCGCCGGGCGCATGCCAACCCGGGCTTGGCGATAAAGCCCGATGCTTTGGCGGCATCGCTCTCGGACGAACCGCGCAGCGGCATCGCTGTCGGCGCTGCCGAGTGA
- a CDS encoding response regulator: protein MNDKPHVLVVDDHKDIRETLAKFLGEHGFRVSTAPDGKAMRRILDNSRIDLIVLDLMLPGEDGLTLCRELRAKSNIPVVMLTAMGEETDRVVGLEMGADDYVPKPFSPRELLARVRAVLRRAQSLPEQARTPDEPIAHFEGWKFNAARRELETEDGTVVPLSTGEFNLLQVFVQHPGRVLSRDLLLDLTQGREAAPFDRSIDTQVSRLRRKIEVDPRDPQIIKTVWGGGYVFTPQLRSP, encoded by the coding sequence ATGAACGACAAACCGCACGTTCTCGTTGTCGATGATCACAAAGACATTCGGGAGACGCTGGCGAAATTCCTCGGCGAGCACGGCTTCCGCGTCAGCACTGCGCCGGACGGCAAAGCCATGCGCAGAATCCTGGACAACAGCCGCATCGACCTGATCGTGCTCGATCTCATGCTCCCAGGCGAGGACGGACTCACACTGTGCCGGGAGCTTCGCGCCAAGTCGAACATCCCGGTCGTCATGTTGACCGCGATGGGGGAGGAAACCGACCGCGTCGTCGGACTGGAGATGGGCGCCGACGACTATGTGCCGAAGCCCTTCAGCCCGCGGGAACTGCTGGCGCGCGTCAGGGCGGTGCTACGAAGAGCGCAAAGCCTTCCTGAGCAAGCGCGCACGCCGGATGAGCCTATCGCTCATTTCGAAGGGTGGAAGTTCAACGCCGCACGGCGCGAACTGGAAACCGAGGACGGTACCGTCGTCCCTCTGAGCACCGGGGAGTTCAACCTGCTGCAAGTCTTCGTCCAGCATCCGGGGCGGGTGCTCAGCCGCGACCTGCTCCTCGACCTCACCCAGGGCCGCGAGGCCGCGCCGTTCGACCGCAGCATCGACACTCAGGTCAGCCGGCTGCGCCGCAAGATCGAGGTCGACCCGCGAGACCCGCAAATCATTAAGACGGTCTGGGGCGGCGGTTATGTCTTCACGCCACAACTCAGGTCGCCATGA
- a CDS encoding HAMP domain-containing protein: MRRLFPRTLAGQTVLVLIVGLVISHLLSMAIYSWDRAEVLMLAGDQQMAHRIAAITRLLQETPPAWRERIVHATDSPSLQVTVTPESVLVRPAEEDWRTALIRNFLARRVDAEATSVIVQWLEATETDKDYATPTPMAWVHSHMAQMMTGEPMNHALRASIPLDNGDWVNFATTFPASQSMWSRQAVLSTALMTVAVALLSLWVVRRMMRPLRALAKASERLGRDVKAPPLAETGPVEIRQAVRAFNEMQQRLRRLIETRTRMLAAISHDLKTPITLLRLRAEAIADEVEKRKIVAALDEMETMIASTLAFARADAEQEERRVVDLPSLLASICDDMADAGRPVMFEERAPLKYPCRPLALKRAVTNVIDNAVKYGGSAHVQLRERGHRLEIVVDDAGPGIPEAELEEVFAPFYRLERSRCRETGGAGLGLSLARAVAHAHGGEVTLANRPEGGLRATIQLPQ; encoded by the coding sequence ATGAGGCGCCTGTTTCCAAGAACGCTCGCCGGACAGACGGTTCTGGTGCTGATCGTCGGGCTCGTCATCTCGCACCTGTTGAGCATGGCAATCTACTCGTGGGACCGCGCTGAGGTACTGATGCTGGCGGGCGATCAGCAGATGGCGCATCGGATCGCCGCGATTACGCGACTCCTGCAGGAAACGCCGCCGGCGTGGCGGGAGCGCATCGTCCACGCGACCGACAGTCCGTCCCTGCAAGTAACCGTGACGCCGGAGAGTGTGCTCGTCCGTCCCGCCGAAGAAGACTGGCGGACGGCGCTGATCCGCAATTTCCTGGCACGCCGGGTCGACGCCGAGGCGACCAGCGTGATTGTCCAGTGGCTCGAAGCCACCGAAACTGACAAGGACTATGCAACGCCCACGCCGATGGCGTGGGTGCATTCCCATATGGCGCAAATGATGACGGGCGAGCCGATGAATCACGCCCTCAGGGCGTCCATTCCCCTCGACAACGGCGACTGGGTGAACTTCGCTACGACCTTTCCCGCGTCCCAATCGATGTGGTCGAGGCAGGCCGTTCTCTCGACGGCGCTGATGACAGTAGCCGTCGCCCTGCTTTCCCTCTGGGTGGTGCGCCGCATGATGCGACCGCTCCGGGCACTGGCGAAAGCTTCGGAACGACTGGGCCGCGACGTAAAGGCGCCGCCGCTGGCGGAAACCGGGCCGGTAGAGATCCGGCAGGCGGTCCGAGCGTTCAACGAGATGCAGCAGCGTCTCCGCCGCCTCATCGAGACCCGCACCCGGATGCTGGCGGCAATCTCCCACGACTTGAAGACGCCGATCACGCTCCTTCGCCTGCGCGCCGAGGCCATCGCCGACGAAGTGGAAAAGCGCAAGATCGTGGCCGCTCTCGATGAAATGGAAACGATGATCGCCTCGACCCTGGCGTTCGCGCGCGCAGATGCGGAACAGGAGGAGCGCCGGGTCGTCGATCTGCCATCGCTGCTGGCGAGCATCTGCGACGACATGGCGGACGCGGGAAGGCCGGTGATGTTCGAGGAGCGGGCTCCGCTCAAGTATCCTTGCCGCCCTCTGGCGCTGAAACGGGCGGTCACCAATGTCATCGACAATGCCGTCAAGTATGGCGGCAGCGCCCATGTGCAGTTGCGCGAGCGCGGGCATCGACTGGAAATTGTCGTAGACGATGCCGGCCCGGGTATTCCGGAAGCGGAACTGGAGGAGGTGTTCGCGCCGTTCTATCGTCTCGAGCGGTCTCGTTGCCGAGAGACGGGAGGCGCCGGCCTCGGCCTGAGCTTGGCCCGAGCCGTGGCCCACGCCCACGGCGGCGAAGTCACTCTGGCAAATCGTCCGGAAGGAGGCCTGCGGGCGACAATCCAACTGCCGCAATAG
- a CDS encoding efflux RND transporter permease subunit, translating into MERMLCFRSMCFTPFPHLRRPVSGPSPSALFKPLAYTKTYAMAAASILAITLTPVLMGYFIRGRILPERRNPINRLLIAAYQPFIRALLKAPILMVIIAAVAGASMIYPHSRLGSEFMPELDEAISLYMPAPIRRCPIGKMQQVLQQTNKLISTIPEVRGRLTTRPGGPDTATDPAPLTIVETTIKLKPRDQWRRHDNGSPQAGTGRSGQVRASPTSGSCPSKIVSTCWRPASRRRWGSRSPAPTFIRSPTSVPASRSC; encoded by the coding sequence TTGGAGCGCATGCTGTGTTTCCGTTCGATGTGCTTCACGCCTTTTCCTCACCTTCGTAGACCGGTATCAGGTCCATCCCCATCGGCGCTGTTCAAGCCGCTGGCCTACACCAAGACCTATGCCATGGCGGCGGCGTCAATTTTGGCGATCACGCTGACGCCGGTGTTGATGGGCTACTTCATCCGGGGGCGGATCCTGCCTGAGCGTCGCAATCCCATCAACCGGCTGTTGATCGCCGCCTACCAACCGTTCATTCGGGCGCTTTTGAAGGCGCCGATTCTGATGGTGATCATCGCCGCGGTGGCCGGGGCGAGCATGATCTATCCGCATTCCCGCTTGGGCTCCGAGTTCATGCCGGAACTCGACGAGGCGATCTCCCTGTACATGCCAGCGCCTATCCGGCGGTGTCCCATCGGCAAGATGCAGCAAGTGCTACAGCAGACCAATAAGCTGATCTCGACAATTCCCGAAGTCCGAGGTCGTCTCACAACAAGGCCGGGCGGGCCCGACACCGCGACCGATCCGGCGCCGCTGACCATAGTGGAGACGACCATCAAGCTGAAACCGCGCGATCAGTGGCGACGGCATGACAATGGATCGCCTCAAGCAGGAACTGGACGATCTGGTCAGGTTCGAGCTTCACCAACGTCTGGATCATGCCCATCAAAAATCGTATCGACATGCTGGCGACCGGCATCAAGACGCCGGTGGGGATCAAGGTCGCCGGCCCCGACCTTTATACGATCGCCGACATCGGTGCCCGCATCGAGGAGCTGCTGA
- a CDS encoding efflux RND transporter permease subunit gives MLLAYLEQALGRHREAAEREGRPLSNDDLREAVVEGALLRVRPIIMTVAVIIIGLLPIMFGHGTGSEVMSRIAAPMVGGMSSALILTLLVIPAVFLIWKRIALRRERRRIPLSVPSAAPAE, from the coding sequence GTGTTGCTCGCCTATCTCGAGCAGGCCCTCGGCCGCCACCGCGAGGCGGCCGAGCGCGAAGGGCGTCCCCTTTCCAACGACGACCTGCGCGAGGCCGTCGTCGAGGGCGCGCTCCTGCGCGTGCGGCCGATCATCATGACGGTGGCGGTGATCATCATTGGCCTGCTGCCGATCATGTTCGGTCACGGCACCGGTTCAGAGGTGATGAGCCGGATCGCTGCGCCGATGGTGGGCGGGATGAGCAGTGCTCTCATCCTGACCTTGCTTGTCATTCCCGCGGTCTTCCTGATCTGGAAGCGCATCGCGCTGCGACGCGAGCGAAGGCGCATCCCGTTGTCAGTGCCGAGCGCGGCACCCGCTGAGTAA